The Mytilus edulis chromosome 12, xbMytEdul2.2, whole genome shotgun sequence genome contains a region encoding:
- the LOC139498550 gene encoding EF-hand calcium-binding domain-containing protein 1-like has translation MKIAWVLLLSLVLVFLLEDCEAWRVRIRGRRFIRKVVPRIRGRRLIRKIGHIIKGTIKTITKVAIMTNPALFVAKQVFDRYKAKKMQAALAGEETCVADDICGGSCVNKQCMWYCDNICNVFPSEKEFNWRGELVYLPCKYSEYDYAGSGYFTPADLAYHIQERGREPDNMMVFRRLDQNGDGRVTPSEFSNTKKYLLIDQDTC, from the exons ATGAAAATCGCATGGGTTCTTTTGCTATCTTTAGTACTTGTATTCCTCTTAGAGGATTGCGAAGCATGGAGGGTTAGAATAAGAGGGCGGAGATTTATAAGAAAGGTAGTACCCAGAATTCGAGGAAGGCGCCTTATACGCAAAATTGGTCATATAATCAAAGGCACAATCAAAACCATTACGAAAGTGGCTATTATGACAAACCCTGCTCTGTTCGTAGCTAAACAAGTATTCGATCGCTACAAAGCAAAGAAAATGCAAGCAGCATTAGCTGGAGAAGAAACATGTGTAGCTGATGATATATGTGGGGGATCATGTGTCAATAAACAATGTATGTGGTACTGTGACAACATATGTAACGTATTTCCCAGTGAAAAGGAG TTTAATTGGCGAGGAGAATTGGTTTATCTACCATGCAAATATTCAGAATACGACTATGCGGGCAGTGGTTATTTTACTCCTGCAGATCTTGCATATCATATACAAGAGCGTGGACGTGAACCTGACAACATGATGGTTTTCCGACGTTTAGATCAAAATG GTGATGGTAGAGTCACTCCTAGTGAGTTTAGCAACACCAAGAAATATCTCCTAATTGATCAAGACACCTGTTAA